From a region of the Vicia villosa cultivar HV-30 ecotype Madison, WI unplaced genomic scaffold, Vvil1.0 ctg.000045F_1_1_1, whole genome shotgun sequence genome:
- the LOC131622859 gene encoding uncharacterized protein LOC131622859, protein MEIWSRLRVLRNQFLLGDWCTVGDFNAIQMDGERKRVSDGINRVELKDFNDFILSMDLVDIPVVGSKFTWFKLDGSACSRLDRFLVSEGLIDLSKLECQVVGDRCLSYHCPIWLNASSRNWSPNTFKLFKCWFDHEKFIPFVEVIRSNAVIWGRTVFILTKKIKILKAKLNFWNKEVGMLSVRSGYLLSREPDRNRLSLEVSESRKLSSKKVWDSMFNSLLRSFLEAPFLLEDVREVMWLSSCDKSPGPDGFSLGFFKKCWVFMKDEVGNFVNEFHKNRFLPKAVTTSFIALIPRTDNPQDIDEFRPICLVGCLYRLISKLLVARLKVVIKKLVSPSQTAFIEGRQMVDGVLVLNEVLDYAKRFKKECLVVKVDFEKDFDCVSWDYLCYILSIMGFGLKWLF, encoded by the exons ATGGAGATATGGAGTAGATTAAGGGTTTTGAGAAATCAATTTTTGCTTGGTGATTGGTGCACTGTGGGTGATTTTAATGCGATTCAGATGGATGGTGAAAGGAAGAGGGTTAGTGATGGTATCAATAGGGTGGAGTTGAAGGATTTTAATGACTTTATTTTGAGTATGGACCTAGTCGACATTCCTGTTGTGGGTTCTAAGTTTACTTGGTTCAAGCTTGATGGTAGTGCTTGTAGTAGGTTGGATAGGTTTTTGGTATCGGAAGGTCTCATTGATCTTTCGAAGTTGGAGTGTCAGGTGGTGGGTGATAGATGTCTTTCCTACCATTGTCCTATATGGTTGAATGCGAGTTCGCGTAACTGGAGTCCTAACACTTTTAAACTTTTCAAGTGCTGGTTTGATCATGAGAAATTCATTCCTTTTGTGGAAGTAATTCGGTCTAATGCGGTGATTTGGGGTAGAACGGTGTTTATTCTTACTAAGAAGATAAAGATCCTCAAAGCTAAATTGAATTTTTGGAATAAGGAAGTAGGGATGTTATCGGTCCGGTCCGGATATTTGCTATCCCGAGAACCGGACCGAAATA GATTGAGTTTGGAGGTGTCCGAGTCTAGGAAGCTTTCTTCTAAGAAGGTGTGGGATTCTATGTTTAATAGTCTTTTGAG ATCTTTTCTTGAAGCTCCCTTTCTTTTGGAGGATGTTAGAGAGGTTATGTGGTTAAGCAGTTGTGATAAGAGTCCGGGTCCAGATGGTTTTTCTCTTGGTTTTTTTAAAAAGTGTTGGGTGTTTATGAAGGATgaggttgggaattttgttaatGAGTTTCATAAGAACAGGTTTCTTCCTAAAGCGGTTACAACTTCCTTTATTGCTTTGATTCCTAGGACGGATAATCCGCAAGACATTGATGAGTTTAGGCCTATTTGTCTTGTGGGTTGTTTGTATCGTCTCATTTCTAAGCTTTTGGTAGCTAGATTAAAAGTGGTTATTAAGAAGTTGGTTTCTCCTTCTCAAACGGCATTCATTGAAGGGAGGCAAATGGTGGATGGGGTTTTGGTTTTGAATGAGGTGTTGGATTATGCTAAAAGGTTCAAGAAGGAATGTTTAGTGGTGAAGGTGGACTTTGAAAAGGATTTTGATTGTGTGTCTTGGGATTACTTGTGTTACATTCTTTCTATAATGGGTTTTGGTCTTAAGTGGTTGTTCTAA
- the LOC131622896 gene encoding uncharacterized protein LOC131622896 codes for MAGLQQYNFFPTDLFYPRPQPQQSPTSPTVLPLQTPNTEDHSQNQQQQQPASTMIKTTPSTSSLVYTHKTQPFDVVDNNKSNLSLNPLSFMVWIDEEDEE; via the coding sequence ATGGCTGGTCTTCAACAATACAACTTTTTTCCCACTGATCTCTTCTACCCTCGTCCGCAACCACAACAATCTCCTACTTCTCCCACCGTGCTTCCACTCCAAACACCAAACACTGAAGATCATAGTcagaatcaacaacaacaacaaccagctAGTACCATGATCAAAACCACCCCTTCAACTTCTTCTTTGGTTTATACCCACAAGACACAGCCTTTTGATGTTGTTGACAATAATAAATCTAACTTGTCACTAAACCCACTTTCTTTCATGGTTTGGATtgatgaagaggatgaagaatag